The following coding sequences lie in one Candidatus Neptunochlamydia sp. REUL1 genomic window:
- a CDS encoding RNA recognition motif domain-containing protein: MKLFVANIARECSEEELHTAFAECGEVKSLKIIKDKETGQSRGFGFVEMESREGGEKAMQDLHEKEFHGRALVVNEAKEQQRRAPHGGGRGGPR, encoded by the coding sequence ATGAAACTATTTGTTGCTAATATTGCACGTGAATGCTCAGAAGAAGAACTACACACTGCGTTCGCAGAATGTGGCGAAGTCAAGAGCCTAAAAATTATTAAAGACAAAGAAACTGGACAGTCTCGCGGATTCGGTTTTGTTGAAATGGAATCACGTGAAGGTGGAGAAAAAGCGATGCAAGATCTTCATGAAAAAGAGTTTCACGGACGAGCTCTTGTTGTCAATGAAGCTAAAGAGCAACAACGCCGTGCGCCTCATGGTGGTGGACGCGGTGGACCAAGATAA
- a CDS encoding dicarboxylate/amino acid:cation symporter, whose protein sequence is MKPWLKILIGLVLGVITGLILNKQVEILSMVGKAFIDLLKMLVGLIVFSSLVVGMCHISDPKKLGRIGLRTVLFYVVTTIIAITIGLAIVLVVKPGMHLGIPLPSGHGGDGNLSLIDFLFAIVPSNPFAAFAEGNILQIIVFAILFALAISMAGERAKPVLGFIESLSEVMAKLTHVVMKFAPYGVFALMATAVGALGSKIILPLFWAIGCIFVACLIQVSIIFTLSLKYLAKLEIAPFFKGMKDAIIVAFTTSSSSATLPVNLECARDHLGLSPDISGFVLSLGSTINMNGTAIGQSVLAIFIAQAYGIDVSFTNIIILMFTTLVSAVGTAGIPGSGLVMLSIVLNAMGLPLEGIALVAGIDRLRDMFATVVNILGDAVAAVYVAKKENQIDETKYHTVTWIE, encoded by the coding sequence ATGAAACCTTGGCTTAAAATCTTAATAGGACTCGTTCTTGGAGTGATCACCGGCTTGATCTTAAACAAGCAGGTGGAAATTCTATCGATGGTCGGGAAGGCGTTCATTGACCTTCTTAAGATGCTTGTGGGGTTAATTGTCTTTTCGTCGCTTGTTGTGGGAATGTGTCATATTAGTGATCCCAAGAAGCTCGGAAGGATTGGACTGCGGACGGTACTCTTTTATGTCGTAACGACGATTATAGCAATTACCATTGGTCTAGCTATTGTTTTGGTTGTAAAACCTGGAATGCATTTAGGAATTCCTCTTCCGAGTGGTCATGGAGGTGATGGCAACCTCAGCTTAATAGATTTTTTATTTGCTATTGTCCCTTCAAATCCTTTTGCAGCTTTTGCTGAAGGAAATATTTTACAAATTATCGTGTTTGCCATCCTTTTTGCCCTGGCTATTAGTATGGCGGGAGAAAGGGCTAAGCCTGTTCTTGGGTTCATTGAATCTCTTAGCGAAGTGATGGCAAAACTAACCCACGTGGTGATGAAATTTGCTCCTTATGGAGTTTTTGCTCTGATGGCAACAGCTGTAGGAGCCCTGGGTTCCAAGATTATCCTCCCACTTTTTTGGGCAATTGGATGTATTTTTGTCGCCTGTTTAATTCAAGTTTCAATTATCTTTACACTCTCTCTCAAGTATTTAGCAAAGCTTGAGATTGCTCCTTTCTTTAAAGGGATGAAAGATGCTATTATTGTAGCGTTTACTACGAGCAGTAGCTCTGCGACCCTCCCGGTCAACTTAGAGTGCGCTCGGGACCATTTAGGGCTTTCTCCGGATATTTCGGGGTTTGTTCTATCCCTAGGCTCGACCATTAATATGAATGGAACGGCTATAGGACAGTCTGTGCTGGCGATTTTTATTGCTCAAGCATATGGAATCGATGTCAGCTTTACCAACATCATAATTTTGATGTTTACAACTCTAGTCTCTGCCGTAGGTACGGCAGGAATTCCAGGAAGTGGTTTGGTGATGCTCTCAATCGTACTAAATGCGATGGGTCTTCCCTTGGAAGGGATAGCCTTAGTCGCTGGAATTGACCGTCTTCGAGATATGTTTGCAACGGTTGTGAATATACTAGGAGACGCAGTAGCGGCGGTTTATGTCGCTAAGAAAGAAAATCAAATTGATGAAACCAAGTACCATACGGTCACCTGGATCGAATAA